Proteins from a single region of Dethiosulfovibrio salsuginis:
- a CDS encoding YkvA family protein, protein MNKDFNENKEKYVDSFSDKGLSDKLSNSSFSKSFLIKVHILWEVLKSPATPLTVKLGIIAVLGYFICPIDLIPDFIPVLGHSDDLALIVAELAYIASYITPEIERKVYSRFSQ, encoded by the coding sequence ATGAATAAGGATTTTAACGAGAACAAGGAGAAGTACGTTGATTCTTTCAGCGACAAAGGCCTTTCGGATAAGCTCAGCAACAGCAGCTTTAGCAAGTCCTTCCTCATAAAGGTCCATATCCTCTGGGAGGTCCTTAAGTCCCCTGCGACTCCTTTGACGGTCAAGCTCGGGATTATCGCCGTTTTGGGGTATTTCATCTGCCCTATCGACCTCATCCCCGACTTCATCCCCGTGCTGGGGCATTCCGACGATCTCGCCCTTATCGTCGCCGAGCTGGCTTACATCGCAAGCTATATCACCCCTGAAATCGAGAGGAAAGTTTACAGTAGGTTCTCTCAGTAA